In Legionella cardiaca, a genomic segment contains:
- a CDS encoding transporter substrate-binding domain-containing protein, translated as MKRLLSFVLYLSVFFNPSLFAQGEPLRVGIDTFTPPFVMQGANMQLFGFDISMMEYICRYMKRNCVFVPLDFNNIFNAVETKQVDVAVSALTITAERASRVLFSSPYLLGNSRFIGPSALAKEKFGLQLLNNHTIGIEEGTIFPNVINSLGVRNPKIVTFKDAPHLIDALQSNDIDIALMDAPSAMYWQSQSSGILSVLGEPFPYGFGLGIAINRNEVDLLNNINQALIAYQNSPDFKKDYDKFIASF; from the coding sequence ATGAAAAGACTACTTTCATTTGTTCTCTATTTATCCGTCTTTTTCAATCCATCTCTTTTTGCCCAAGGAGAACCATTACGGGTAGGTATTGATACCTTTACGCCACCTTTTGTTATGCAAGGTGCCAATATGCAACTTTTTGGCTTCGATATTTCTATGATGGAATACATTTGTCGATATATGAAACGTAATTGTGTTTTTGTTCCCCTGGATTTTAATAACATCTTTAATGCAGTAGAAACAAAGCAAGTTGATGTTGCAGTCAGCGCCCTTACCATTACTGCCGAACGTGCTTCCAGAGTGCTCTTTTCTTCCCCATATCTTTTAGGAAATTCGCGTTTTATAGGCCCGAGCGCGCTTGCCAAGGAAAAATTTGGCCTGCAATTATTGAATAACCATACCATTGGCATTGAAGAAGGTACGATTTTCCCCAACGTCATCAATTCACTGGGGGTACGAAATCCTAAAATTGTTACATTCAAAGATGCTCCGCATTTAATCGACGCTCTTCAAAGTAATGATATCGATATAGCCTTAATGGATGCCCCATCAGCCATGTACTGGCAGTCCCAATCCTCCGGTATACTGAGCGTCCTTGGCGAACCATTTCCCTATGGATTTGGGCTTGGAATCGCAATAAATCGTAACGAAGTAGATTTACTAAATAATATTAATCAAGCTTTAATAGCCTATCAGAATAGTCCCGATTTTAAGAAAGACTATGATAAATTCATCGCTAGCTTTTAG
- the glnE gene encoding bifunctional [glutamate--ammonia ligase]-adenylyl-L-tyrosine phosphorylase/[glutamate--ammonia-ligase] adenylyltransferase — protein MLEIPSLLQPKIAFYQKHFAEFKSCAPLQTLLLFSDYACRQIELLKQVVLTDYQTPLGLQDYSRLLEQIDDQPFSLFARALRQFRHTQFLRLLLRELSGLGTTEDTMRAWSDFADAIVLRAIRFCEKEVATRYGYPCDEQGKPTKLYILAMGKLGGRELNYSSDIDLICAFSTAGYTNGSEQIANQQYYTKVVQLFIQLLQNITAEGFVFRVDLRLRPNGDSGALVSSLAAMETYYQEQGRDWERYAMVKARLIGENTENPNHWFHRLITPFVYRRYVDFSVIESLRSMKAMIEREVQLNPMLDDIKRGFGGIREVEFIIQNMQLIRGGRIPDLQTQNTIAALKVLKQEGLLSHTAALRQAYFFLRKLENVLQSQNDQQTHSLPQDELKQAQIAFAMGYTWQELLNKLHQYQRIISAIFRAVLAKVEPYEDEKRLLTNQLMSLWQGHVETTMAINLLASLGFQRAERCYQMINAFRHAPRCRRLSQAARMRLDRFMLLLLSELVHVVDTDRVLLQVLQLLENIVGRSPYLALITENPQVLKELLYWFAHSRFITSLIVNQPFLLEVLLEQEKNWHLPSRKELEYSLENRLSHCVDGEQKEEILRQFKLVNWLSAARAEIYGRYHATRISGFLADVAEVIVTKVLALACEQLAPRYPQMTKIKSHFAILAYGKLGSREMNYTSDLDLVFIHATDPEEEALVTRLTQKILHMLTTRSQAGILYSVDTRLRPSGEAGLLVSHIDAFVEYQLRHAWTWEHQALIRTRVLVGDKYTGQTFKQLKKAIFQIPRNLTLIRDEVLAMRKKIYKHANGDEIKHKPGGLIDLEFLVQYLVLTHPYESFSRYTNTLSLLRKLFAERIIDKEQFEKLVKAYKHYHQLLHQNLLKSEEVSTAKTLQNNVIEVAEQIYKV, from the coding sequence GTGTTGGAAATTCCATCCCTTCTACAACCTAAAATTGCTTTTTATCAGAAGCATTTCGCTGAATTTAAATCATGTGCTCCTCTGCAAACGCTTTTATTGTTTAGTGATTATGCATGCAGACAAATAGAACTTTTAAAGCAAGTAGTTCTTACGGATTACCAAACACCACTGGGTTTGCAAGACTATTCCCGTTTGTTAGAGCAGATAGATGATCAACCATTTAGTCTTTTTGCGAGAGCGTTGCGACAATTTAGACATACTCAATTCCTACGATTATTACTAAGAGAATTAAGTGGCTTGGGAACTACCGAAGACACCATGAGAGCGTGGTCAGACTTTGCCGATGCTATCGTTCTACGGGCGATTCGCTTTTGTGAAAAGGAAGTAGCCACGCGTTATGGATATCCTTGTGATGAGCAGGGGAAACCAACAAAATTATATATATTGGCAATGGGCAAATTAGGGGGGCGTGAACTTAATTATTCTTCTGATATTGATTTAATCTGTGCTTTTTCAACAGCTGGTTATACAAATGGTAGCGAGCAAATTGCGAACCAACAATATTATACAAAGGTAGTGCAATTATTTATTCAACTTTTACAAAATATAACGGCAGAGGGCTTTGTTTTTCGTGTTGATCTGCGTTTGCGTCCAAACGGCGATAGTGGTGCATTAGTTTCAAGTTTAGCTGCTATGGAAACTTATTATCAAGAGCAAGGCAGAGATTGGGAACGCTATGCAATGGTCAAAGCGCGTTTAATCGGAGAAAACACAGAAAATCCCAATCATTGGTTCCATCGTTTAATTACTCCTTTTGTTTACCGGCGTTATGTAGATTTTAGTGTAATTGAGTCTTTGCGCAGTATGAAGGCAATGATTGAGCGTGAAGTTCAACTTAATCCCATGTTAGATGATATTAAGCGCGGGTTCGGGGGGATTCGAGAAGTAGAATTTATTATTCAAAATATGCAATTAATTCGCGGGGGACGAATACCTGATTTACAAACGCAAAATACGATAGCAGCACTTAAAGTGTTAAAACAAGAAGGTTTGTTATCCCATACAGCGGCTTTGCGACAAGCTTATTTTTTTCTAAGAAAATTAGAAAATGTTTTACAAAGTCAAAATGATCAGCAAACGCATTCTTTACCTCAAGATGAATTAAAACAAGCGCAAATAGCCTTTGCTATGGGCTACACTTGGCAAGAACTTTTAAATAAACTCCATCAATATCAGCGCATCATCAGCGCTATTTTTCGCGCAGTTCTTGCAAAAGTTGAGCCTTATGAGGATGAGAAACGCTTATTAACAAATCAGCTAATGAGTTTATGGCAGGGGCATGTCGAAACAACGATGGCTATTAATTTGTTAGCAAGCTTAGGTTTTCAGCGGGCAGAACGGTGTTATCAGATGATTAATGCTTTTCGCCATGCTCCACGTTGCAGGCGTTTATCACAAGCTGCTCGCATGCGTCTTGATCGCTTTATGTTGTTACTATTAAGTGAGTTAGTTCATGTTGTGGATACGGATAGGGTGTTATTGCAAGTTCTCCAGTTATTAGAAAACATTGTTGGTCGCAGCCCTTATCTTGCATTAATTACTGAAAATCCCCAAGTCTTGAAAGAATTATTGTACTGGTTTGCACATAGCCGGTTTATAACATCCTTGATTGTCAATCAGCCTTTTTTATTAGAAGTATTACTCGAACAAGAAAAAAATTGGCATCTTCCCTCACGAAAGGAATTAGAATATTCCTTGGAAAATAGATTAAGCCATTGTGTCGATGGCGAACAAAAAGAAGAAATTCTACGACAATTTAAGTTGGTTAATTGGCTTTCAGCAGCCCGGGCAGAAATTTATGGACGCTACCATGCTACGCGAATCAGTGGTTTTTTGGCAGACGTCGCTGAAGTTATTGTGACAAAAGTTCTTGCATTAGCCTGTGAACAATTAGCTCCACGCTATCCACAAATGACAAAAATTAAATCTCATTTTGCAATTCTTGCTTATGGTAAATTAGGCAGCCGCGAAATGAATTATACCTCAGATCTCGATTTGGTTTTTATTCATGCCACGGACCCAGAAGAGGAAGCCTTAGTTACCCGTTTAACACAAAAAATTCTGCATATGTTGACCACTCGCTCACAGGCGGGCATTTTATATTCGGTAGATACACGTCTTCGTCCCTCGGGGGAGGCGGGATTATTAGTAAGCCATATTGATGCATTTGTGGAATATCAATTGCGTCATGCCTGGACTTGGGAACATCAAGCCCTAATAAGAACAAGAGTCTTAGTGGGCGATAAATATACAGGGCAGACGTTTAAGCAATTAAAAAAAGCAATATTTCAAATCCCTCGAAATCTCACATTGATTCGTGATGAAGTGCTAGCTATGCGTAAAAAAATCTACAAACACGCCAATGGAGATGAAATTAAGCATAAACCAGGAGGTTTAATTGATCTGGAGTTTTTAGTCCAGTATTTGGTGCTAACTCATCCATATGAAAGTTTCTCTCGCTACACGAATACATTGAGTTTATTACGGAAATTATTTGCTGAACGGATCATTGATAAAGAGCAATTTGAGAAACTGGTTAAAGCATACAAACATTATCATCAATTATTGCATCAAAATTTACTCAAGTCTGAAGAGGTTAGTACGGCAAAAACACTACAGAATAATGTTATAGAAGTGGCCGAGCAAATTTACAAAGTCTAA
- a CDS encoding RCC1 domain-containing protein, which translates to MPSNASSPLLTLPSDILCYLALNYLDYHSAVILFRNIIYKQFTLENPRKINETRLEHLETFTDATFKSYKEVCRKLSSKLPKIIGGNYACFYFSPAQEWFVWGSGARQYTGNERLNFFPKKLILSLTKSTSQLWQKSELNIIDIVSGNSQTFFLTTDGKVYRQGNNFPKERQPFKNKALSSNTELELIKELVGEQIIELALGDNHVLALTNNGQVYSWGLNDAGQLGLGHTDYQSTPQLITHLENITHIFAGSDVSFCISEKRQVYAFGANICGNLGLGNIPYIFKPQLIPALTDKKIISVACKGNFYTLFLAKSGEVFSTGVNNEGALGLGNVTSVSTPTVVNSLPRIKKIINEDSLSLCLDEQGEMYFFGKNILAPSYFKKTIPVTHYSTPQPLKFVNDTGIASIAIGDFHLLCLTKSKEIYTFSLKSSLINPIFLKVPLPEALDNSDLPNSIRL; encoded by the coding sequence ATGCCATCCAATGCGTCCTCCCCTCTGCTTACTCTACCTTCTGATATCCTTTGCTATTTAGCATTGAACTATCTGGACTATCATTCCGCAGTTATTTTATTTAGGAATATTATTTATAAGCAGTTTACGCTGGAAAATCCGCGAAAGATTAACGAAACGCGATTAGAGCATCTAGAGACATTTACGGACGCTACTTTCAAGTCATATAAGGAAGTCTGCAGGAAACTATCCTCTAAATTACCCAAAATTATTGGTGGTAATTATGCTTGTTTTTATTTTTCCCCCGCTCAAGAATGGTTTGTCTGGGGAAGCGGGGCCAGACAATATACAGGCAATGAAAGGCTTAATTTTTTTCCTAAGAAATTAATCCTTTCTCTTACAAAGAGTACTTCACAATTATGGCAAAAGTCTGAATTAAATATTATTGATATCGTCTCTGGTAATTCACAAACCTTTTTCTTAACAACAGATGGAAAAGTTTATCGTCAAGGAAATAATTTTCCCAAAGAAAGACAACCTTTTAAAAATAAAGCCCTATCTTCAAACACTGAGCTGGAACTTATTAAGGAATTAGTAGGTGAACAAATTATCGAGCTTGCTTTAGGCGATAATCACGTACTTGCTTTAACAAACAATGGTCAGGTTTATAGTTGGGGATTAAATGACGCAGGCCAATTAGGATTGGGGCATACCGACTATCAAAGTACACCACAATTAATTACTCACTTAGAAAACATTACTCATATTTTTGCTGGTTCCGATGTCTCGTTTTGTATTTCAGAAAAAAGACAAGTTTATGCTTTCGGGGCAAATATTTGTGGTAACCTGGGCCTTGGAAATATCCCATATATCTTTAAGCCACAGCTCATTCCCGCGTTAACAGATAAAAAAATTATATCTGTTGCCTGCAAAGGTAATTTTTATACTCTGTTTCTCGCTAAATCAGGGGAAGTTTTTAGTACAGGAGTAAATAATGAAGGCGCTCTGGGGCTTGGCAATGTGACCTCTGTCAGTACGCCGACCGTTGTTAATTCATTACCCAGGATTAAAAAAATTATAAATGAAGATTCTCTTTCTCTGTGTTTGGATGAACAAGGGGAAATGTATTTTTTCGGTAAAAATATACTAGCCCCCTCATATTTTAAAAAAACGATTCCTGTTACCCATTATTCGACTCCCCAACCCCTTAAATTTGTAAACGATACAGGGATTGCAAGCATTGCTATAGGAGATTTTCATCTCTTATGCCTCACCAAAAGTAAAGAGATTTATACTTTCTCTTTAAAGAGTTCACTTATAAATCCAATTTTCCTTAAAGTTCCTCTTCCTGAGGCCCTCGATAATTCAGATTTGCCAAACTCAATTCGTCTTTAG
- the thiL gene encoding thiamine-phosphate kinase, with product MDEFSLIDVFFKNPALRREDVIYGIGDDAACVAVPQGQQLLISTDTLVADVHFLSEWDAYDIACKAIMVNVSDMAAMAATPCWVSLALTLPVYNKSWLQRFSQGLHDSLRRFNIALIGGDTTRGPLSMTITIHGLVPTGKSVRRVGAQAGDKIYVSGEVGAAALAVRFLQQSNINTDDREALMQKLQHPQPRIDLGSILQEYASAAIDISDGLSADLNHLCVASNVGACLIDEAIPVHYLVKKYQQEKATYFALSGGDDYELCFTVPSQKEEKFLASLIDLGLDCYPIGVIEEEKGLRIKHVDGEPEILTPQGYSHF from the coding sequence ATGGATGAATTTTCCTTAATTGATGTTTTCTTCAAGAATCCCGCACTTAGGCGAGAGGATGTCATTTATGGAATAGGGGATGATGCAGCTTGTGTCGCCGTTCCTCAGGGCCAACAATTGTTAATTAGCACGGATACCCTTGTTGCTGACGTCCATTTTCTAAGTGAGTGGGATGCCTATGATATTGCTTGCAAAGCAATCATGGTGAATGTCAGTGATATGGCTGCTATGGCTGCCACTCCATGCTGGGTTAGCTTGGCTCTCACACTGCCTGTATATAATAAATCCTGGCTGCAACGTTTTTCCCAAGGTCTTCATGATTCATTGCGTCGATTTAATATTGCATTGATTGGTGGAGATACAACACGTGGTCCATTGAGCATGACGATAACCATTCATGGGCTTGTTCCGACAGGTAAATCCGTACGGCGCGTTGGTGCTCAAGCAGGTGATAAAATCTATGTCAGTGGTGAGGTAGGTGCTGCAGCCTTAGCTGTGCGTTTTTTACAACAGAGTAATATTAATACAGATGATAGGGAAGCGTTAATGCAAAAGCTTCAACATCCACAGCCACGAATTGATTTAGGATCAATCCTACAAGAATATGCCTCTGCTGCCATTGATATTTCAGATGGGCTAAGTGCCGATTTAAATCATCTATGTGTCGCGAGCAATGTTGGAGCCTGCTTGATAGATGAAGCAATTCCAGTGCATTACTTAGTAAAAAAATATCAGCAAGAGAAAGCAACTTATTTTGCCCTCAGTGGTGGTGATGATTATGAGTTATGCTTTACAGTGCCTTCTCAGAAAGAAGAAAAATTCTTGGCCTCACTTATAGATTTAGGGCTAGACTGTTATCCAATCGGCGTGATTGAGGAAGAAAAAGGCTTAAGAATAAAACACGTTGATGGCGAACCTGAGATATTGACTCCTCAGGGTTATAGTCATTTCTAA
- a CDS encoding Maf family protein: protein MKSNHLLKIILASASPRRLQILQKYGLTAVVMSANIEEILQKGEEAKTYVTRLAKEKAQAILPKVAVDSADLILAADTTVAYQNHILEKPGNREDAYRMLRMLSGNTHDVYTGYALVFLPEQRWLVDYVKTRITFHTLTEQQIRNYIDSGDPFDKAGSYGIQQVSDTFVKEIEGSYYNVMGLPIEEILQKISFERA from the coding sequence ATGAAATCTAATCACCTATTAAAAATTATTTTAGCCAGCGCATCTCCAAGACGTTTGCAAATACTGCAAAAGTATGGGTTAACTGCTGTCGTTATGTCCGCCAATATTGAAGAAATTTTGCAAAAAGGCGAAGAAGCCAAAACCTATGTGACTCGGCTTGCCAAAGAAAAAGCTCAAGCTATTTTGCCGAAGGTTGCAGTAGACAGTGCGGATCTGATTTTGGCAGCAGACACTACGGTTGCTTATCAGAATCATATTTTAGAAAAACCGGGCAACCGCGAAGATGCGTATAGAATGCTGCGGATGCTAAGTGGCAATACTCATGATGTTTATACGGGTTATGCTCTGGTTTTTCTACCAGAACAACGATGGTTAGTTGACTATGTGAAAACCAGAATTACCTTTCATACCCTGACAGAGCAGCAAATAAGGAATTATATTGATTCAGGTGATCCCTTTGATAAAGCGGGAAGTTATGGCATCCAGCAAGTAAGTGATACGTTTGTTAAAGAAATAGAGGGCTCTTATTACAATGTTATGGGATTGCCTATTGAGGAAATTTTGCAAAAAATTTCTTTTGAGCGGGCTTAA
- a CDS encoding phosphatidylglycerophosphatase A has translation MNASRLENKVWRDPSYFIAFGFGSGLLPVAPGTWGTLAAIPLYLLIMGQSLGIYLAIVVAAFILGVWVSDKVSRELGVHDYSGIVWDEVVGYLLTMTMAPAGVLWIIIGFFLFRIFDIWKPQPIRTIDRHVRGGMGIMLDDVLAAIPAWLIMQLLAWGFA, from the coding sequence GTGAATGCAAGCAGGTTAGAAAACAAAGTTTGGCGAGATCCGAGCTATTTCATCGCATTTGGATTTGGCAGTGGTTTGCTGCCTGTTGCCCCCGGAACCTGGGGGACTTTAGCAGCGATTCCACTCTACTTGTTAATCATGGGGCAATCGTTAGGTATTTATCTGGCGATTGTTGTTGCTGCATTTATACTTGGTGTTTGGGTTTCTGATAAAGTATCTCGGGAGCTTGGTGTTCATGACTATTCAGGTATTGTTTGGGATGAGGTGGTTGGTTACTTACTGACTATGACAATGGCACCCGCAGGTGTATTATGGATAATTATTGGTTTTTTCCTATTCCGTATTTTTGATATATGGAAGCCACAACCAATACGTACAATCGATCGCCATGTTCGAGGTGGTATGGGAATTATGTTAGATGATGTCCTTGCTGCTATACCTGCATGGTTAATAATGCAGCTATTAGCCTGGGGTTTTGCATAA
- the glyA gene encoding serine hydroxymethyltransferase, whose product MFDKSYTIANFDKELWQAIEAERVRQEDHIELIASENYASPRVLEAQGSVLTNKYAEGYPGKRYYGGCEHVDVAESLAIARAKKLFAADYVNVQPHSGSQANAAVMMALLSPGDLILGMALPHGGHLTHGAKVNFSGKIYQSIEYGLDVDTGLIDYDVLEELALKHRPKMIIAGFSAYSQVLDWQRFRAIADKVDAYLMADIAHVAGLVATGLYPSPVPYADVVTTTTHKTLRGPRGGLILARANEEIEKKLNSSVFPGMQGGPLMHIIAAKAVAFAEALQPEFKQYQQQVILNAKVMAEVLKGRGYPIVSGGTENHLLLVNLISKNITGKEADAALGRANITVNKNAVPNDPRSPFVTSGLRLGTPAITTRGFKEKEVSTLSGWIADVLDDVNNEATITRVKAQVLQLCHEFPVYR is encoded by the coding sequence ATGTTTGATAAAAGCTACACTATTGCAAATTTTGATAAAGAACTTTGGCAAGCTATTGAAGCTGAGCGTGTTCGCCAGGAAGACCATATTGAACTCATCGCCTCAGAAAATTATGCGAGCCCCCGAGTTCTTGAAGCACAAGGTTCTGTTCTAACTAACAAATACGCCGAAGGTTATCCAGGCAAACGCTATTATGGCGGTTGTGAGCATGTTGATGTTGCAGAGTCTTTAGCAATAGCAAGGGCTAAAAAACTATTTGCCGCTGATTATGTTAACGTGCAGCCGCATTCTGGTTCGCAAGCAAATGCCGCTGTGATGATGGCTCTGCTTTCTCCTGGTGATCTTATTCTTGGTATGGCTTTACCTCATGGCGGACACTTAACGCATGGTGCAAAAGTTAATTTTTCAGGAAAAATATATCAATCAATAGAGTACGGTTTGGACGTCGACACAGGCTTGATTGATTATGATGTTCTTGAAGAGTTAGCTCTTAAGCATCGGCCAAAGATGATTATTGCCGGGTTTTCTGCTTACTCACAAGTTCTTGACTGGCAGCGATTTAGAGCAATTGCTGATAAAGTTGATGCTTATTTGATGGCAGATATTGCTCATGTGGCTGGTTTGGTGGCCACGGGTTTGTATCCTTCACCAGTACCCTATGCTGATGTGGTAACCACAACTACTCATAAAACATTACGTGGTCCACGTGGTGGTTTAATCCTTGCTCGTGCTAATGAAGAAATAGAAAAAAAATTGAACTCATCGGTATTTCCCGGAATGCAGGGCGGACCGCTGATGCATATCATTGCAGCAAAAGCGGTAGCTTTTGCTGAAGCATTGCAGCCTGAATTTAAACAGTATCAACAACAAGTTATATTAAATGCAAAAGTCATGGCAGAAGTATTAAAGGGACGTGGATATCCTATTGTCTCTGGTGGTACTGAAAATCATTTGCTGTTGGTAAACTTAATTTCAAAAAATATTACTGGTAAAGAAGCGGATGCGGCCTTAGGTCGGGCTAATATTACTGTTAATAAAAATGCAGTGCCTAATGATCCTCGTTCTCCTTTTGTAACAAGTGGTCTTCGCCTGGGAACTCCGGCAATTACAACTCGAGGCTTTAAAGAAAAAGAGGTGAGTACTTTAAGTGGATGGATAGCTGATGTGCTTGATGATGTAAATAATGAAGCTACCATTACGAGGGTTAAAGCCCAGGTATTGCAATTATGTCATGAATTTCCGGTATATCGTTAA
- a CDS encoding BON domain-containing protein translates to MLRTLKLFAIVGLISIIAACSATPTSESTGQYLDSSAITAKVKTELVDKLGAKGFAIKVTTYKDEVQLSGFVNSAVIKQRAGIIAGNVDGVRHVRNALIVK, encoded by the coding sequence ATGCTAAGAACGCTCAAGTTATTTGCCATCGTAGGACTGATATCAATAATTGCTGCCTGTTCTGCTACCCCAACAAGTGAGAGTACAGGTCAATATCTTGACAGTTCAGCAATCACCGCAAAAGTTAAAACTGAGTTAGTGGATAAATTAGGTGCTAAAGGATTTGCAATTAAAGTTACCACTTATAAGGATGAAGTGCAGCTTAGCGGTTTTGTTAATAGTGCAGTCATTAAACAGCGCGCTGGTATTATTGCTGGTAACGTTGACGGCGTGAGACATGTCCGTAATGCGTTGATTGTTAAATAG
- the nrdR gene encoding transcriptional regulator NrdR: protein MHCPFCHAEETKVVDSRLVAEGAQVRRRRQCLLCHERFTTFETAELIMPSIIKRDGRREPFNIKNLRAGMLRALEKRPVSVDALEEAIVTIMQEIRRRGEREIDSREVGELVMKQLYRLDHVAYVRFASVYKRFKDVSDFRQAIDEIKDEKNS from the coding sequence ATGCATTGTCCATTTTGTCATGCTGAAGAAACAAAGGTAGTGGATTCACGCCTTGTTGCTGAGGGAGCTCAGGTGCGCCGAAGAAGACAATGTCTTCTTTGTCATGAGCGCTTTACAACATTTGAAACGGCTGAATTAATTATGCCTTCGATTATCAAACGTGATGGTCGAAGAGAACCATTTAATATAAAAAATTTACGCGCAGGGATGTTGCGGGCTTTAGAAAAAAGGCCTGTTAGTGTGGATGCCCTTGAGGAGGCAATTGTAACCATCATGCAGGAAATCCGTCGTCGTGGTGAGCGTGAAATTGATTCTCGGGAAGTAGGCGAATTAGTAATGAAGCAGTTATATCGTCTTGATCATGTTGCTTATGTTCGATTTGCTTCAGTGTATAAACGCTTTAAGGACGTCAGTGATTTCAGGCAAGCTATTGATGAAATAAAAGACGAAAAAAATTCATGA
- the nusB gene encoding transcription antitermination factor NusB — MEKQAISGKRRARKLALQALYQWYMSGDELYEIETQFRINNNMEKVDGEYFVRLLHGVPAHVKTLEEKLTPFLDRAIEGLNPIELTVLRLGAFELLHCPEIPYRVVLDEAISLTKEFGSQDGYRYVNGVLNNLAQQARKVEINNG, encoded by the coding sequence GTGGAAAAACAAGCAATTAGTGGTAAGAGACGCGCCAGAAAACTCGCTTTGCAAGCGCTTTATCAATGGTACATGTCCGGTGATGAATTATATGAGATTGAAACGCAATTTCGCATAAATAATAATATGGAAAAAGTAGATGGAGAGTATTTTGTCCGTCTGCTCCATGGCGTGCCTGCACATGTAAAAACACTGGAAGAAAAACTTACCCCATTCCTTGATAGAGCAATTGAGGGATTAAACCCTATTGAATTAACCGTGCTACGCTTAGGCGCTTTCGAATTGCTTCATTGCCCAGAAATTCCTTACCGTGTGGTATTGGATGAAGCGATTTCGCTGACCAAAGAATTTGGTTCACAAGATGGTTATCGCTATGTAAATGGGGTTTTAAATAATCTAGCGCAACAGGCTAGAAAAGTTGAAATCAATAATGGATGA
- a CDS encoding AI-2E family transporter, with translation MNENHKELISIGVTVGIVALAIFIVHRFIPSMIWAAIIGIATYPLYLRWRSFFGNHHNLASLLFTFILALLFLLPLSWLVSILIKELQLFINYLQLINREGGQAPSLLQQFPIVGNDLVNYWDTNVGQPGKVRNLLSNLHLSLTPASYYIKQVGVNLAHRGFQLGFTLLTLFFIYRDGDKLNQQVSHIGQFCLGQRWFRYADRLPSALRATVNGTIVVGLGVGFLMGICYLLVGFPAPTLTGFITAFAAMIPFVVPIVFAIVALILLSTGSMIGAIFVVIWGTFVMFVADHFIKPVLIGGAIELPFLAVLFGILGGVETLGLLGLFVGPIIMVLFVTLWQEPQGNVKPVSY, from the coding sequence ATGAATGAAAACCATAAAGAGTTAATTAGTATTGGGGTAACGGTTGGTATTGTTGCGCTCGCGATATTTATTGTTCATCGTTTTATCCCCTCAATGATTTGGGCGGCGATTATCGGTATAGCGACTTACCCTTTGTATTTGCGCTGGCGTTCTTTTTTTGGTAATCATCATAATTTGGCATCCTTGTTATTTACCTTTATCTTGGCCTTGCTGTTTTTGCTCCCTTTAAGCTGGTTAGTGAGCATTTTAATAAAAGAGCTGCAGTTATTTATTAATTACTTACAATTAATAAATCGTGAAGGAGGGCAAGCGCCCTCGCTGTTACAACAATTTCCCATAGTTGGTAACGATCTGGTTAATTATTGGGATACCAATGTCGGTCAACCAGGAAAAGTGCGGAATTTGTTATCAAATTTGCATTTATCATTAACGCCAGCAAGTTATTACATTAAGCAAGTAGGAGTTAATCTTGCTCATCGTGGGTTCCAATTAGGATTTACGTTATTAACGTTGTTTTTTATTTATCGTGATGGCGATAAATTAAATCAGCAGGTAAGTCATATCGGCCAATTCTGTTTGGGACAGAGATGGTTTCGTTATGCGGATAGACTTCCATCTGCTTTGCGGGCTACGGTAAATGGCACTATCGTTGTAGGATTAGGCGTAGGGTTTCTAATGGGGATTTGTTACCTGCTAGTTGGTTTTCCGGCGCCAACGTTAACAGGCTTTATCACTGCATTTGCTGCGATGATTCCTTTCGTCGTACCTATTGTTTTTGCTATCGTTGCACTTATTTTACTATCCACAGGCTCAATGATCGGTGCCATTTTTGTTGTGATTTGGGGTACTTTTGTGATGTTTGTCGCTGATCATTTTATTAAGCCTGTTTTGATTGGTGGTGCTATCGAATTGCCTTTTCTTGCGGTCCTTTTTGGCATTTTAGGTGGAGTTGAGACTTTAGGTTTATTAGGGTTATTTGTAGGACCAATAATCATGGTTTTGTTTGTAACGCTTTGGCAGGAACCACAAGGTAATGTCAAGCCGGTCTCTTATTAG